The following are encoded together in the Octopus sinensis unplaced genomic scaffold, ASM634580v1 Contig19017, whole genome shotgun sequence genome:
- the LOC115231974 gene encoding ATP-dependent DNA helicase pif1-like, translating to MPSKIRYLFTLMLAYCNISNPLQLWEKHKEIMCEDILKRDAKSGFDEDIFNEGLLIINRSLESVIGKNICEYGFSVNSQNITNNLEYDKYNLEELQKILNEREPNLLEGQLRIYNEINRKIEENDGKIFFIDAPGGTGKTYLLNLLLAKARCNNKIAIAVASTGIAATLLDGGRTAHSMFKLPLNLAKDMEPVCNIKGNSLIGTIIRDCNLIVWDECTMVSKRAFEAVDRTFRDIKHSDSPFGGSVLVLAGDFRQTLPIIQRGTPADELNACLKSSYLWTLVKKISLNVNIRAQKSETNSFAKVLLNVGNGTLETNSEDFKVSLPPELCINVNRPEELLTSVYPNLEENYTCFDWLRERAILAPLNDEVHNINLDLLIKLPGMERIYKSVDVIMDQETACEYPVEFLNSLEPSGMPHHTLKLKVGAPVVLLRNLESPRLCNGTRLVITNLMSNIIEATILTGKNKGEDVYIPKIPIISDELPFRFKRLQFPLKLSFAMTINKSQGQTLKVIAYSLKFTDEDIENAFVQDNTILLKSTKIDYIEENIQNLNSKL from the coding sequence ATGCCATCAAAgattagatatttatttacattgatgtTGGCATATTGTAATATATCAAATCCTCTACAACTGTGGGAGAAGCATAAAGAAATAATGTGTGAAGATATATTAAAGAGGGATGCAAAATCAGGTTTTGACGAGGACATTTTTAATGAAGGATTACTAATTATTAATAGATCACTCGAATCAGTCATTGGGAAAAATATATGTGAGTACGGGTTTAGCGTTAACagtcaaaatattacaaataatttgGAATATGACAAATATAATTTAGAAGAACTACAAAAAATACTTAATGAAAGGGAACCGAATTTATTGGAAGGTCAATTAAGAATCTACaatgaaataaacagaaagattgaagaaaatgatggtaaaatatTCTTCATAGATGCACCGGGAGGTACAGGTAAAACATatctattaaatttattattggcaAAGGCGAGATGCAATAATAAAATAGCTATAGCAGTTGCTTCTACAGGTATTGCGGCTACGCTTTTAGATGGTGGACGAACAGCACATTCAATGTTCAAACTACCATTAAATCTAGCAAAGGATATGGAGCCAGTTTGTAATATTAAAGGAAATTCACTTATTGGGACTATTATACGTGATTGTAATCTAATAGTATGGGATGAGTGTACAATGGTAAGTAAAAGAGCATTTGAAGCAGTTGACAGAACTTTTCGCGACATCAAACATTCAGATTCACCTTTTGGTGGATCGGTGTTAGTATTagcaggtgattttagacagacaCTGCCTATTATTCAAAGAGGAACACCAGCAGATGAACTTAATGCATGTTTGAAATCATCGTATTTGTGGACCttggtaaaaaaaataagtctAAATGTAAATATTCGTGCACAAAAGTCAGAAACAAATTCATTCGCTAAGGTACTTTTAAATGTAGGGAATGGAACACTCGAAACAAATTCAGAAGATTTTAAGGTATCACTACCTCCAGAGTTATGCATAAATGTAAACAGACCAGAAGAATTATTAACCTCAGTTTATCCAAATCTAGAGGAAAATTACACATGCTTTGACTGGCTTAGGGAAAGAGCAATACTAGCACCACTAAATGACGAAGTACATAATATTAATTTAGATTTGCTCATTAAATTACCAGGAATGGAACGTATTTATAAATCTGTAGATGTAATTATGGATCAAGAAACAGCATGTGAATATCCTGTGGAATTTCTAAATTCTTTAGAACCGTCAGGGATGCCTCATCATACTTTAAAATTAAAGGTAGGAGCGCCAGTTGTTCTATTACGAAATCTAGAATCTCCAAGGTTATGTAATGGTACAAGATTAGTAATAACAAATTTAATGTCTAATATTATAGAAGCAACGATATTAACGGGGAAAAATAAAGGAGAAGATGTTTATATTCCAAAAATTCCAATAATTTcggatgaattaccatttagatttaagagactacaatttccattgaagtTGAGTTTCGCAATGACAATCAACAAATCACAGGGACAAACCCTTAAAGTA